The following nucleotide sequence is from Bradyrhizobium roseum.
CCGGACACGGCACCCGATCCCGAGATGAAGGTGATGGCCTCGCTGCCGGTCGATGCCGACGCTCCGGTGCGGGCCGGCGAGATGGGCGAGAGCGTCGCGCCGAAGGGCGAGGTCAATTCCGACAACCAGCGCGCCAAGACGCCCGCCGAGCGTCTCGGCCTGTTCGACGACAGATCGCGCGCCAAGTCGGAGAAGTGCCTGGCCGAAGCCGTCTATTTCGAAGCCCGCGGCGAGGCGGTGCGGGGCCAGATGGCGGTGGCGCAGGTGGTGCTGAACCGCGCCTTCTCCGGCAAATATCCGGAAACCGTGTGCGGCGTGGTCTACCAGAACAAGCATCGCCATCTGGCCTGCCAGTTCACCTTCGCCTGCGACAACAACAAGGACGTCATTCGCGAACCCGAGATGTGGGAGCGCGCGCGCAAGATCGCGAAGGCGATGCTCGACGGCCAGATCTGGCTGCCGGAAGTCGACAAGTCGACGCACTACCACGCCTATTGGGTGCGGCCGTCCTGGGTCAATGAAATGAAGCGGATGTACAAGACCGGCGTGCACACCTTTTACCGGCCGCGCGCCTGGGGTAACGGCAGCGACGCCCCGAGCTGGGGCACCGCCGCCGAGACCGCTGCGGTCTCCGCCAAACTCGCCGAAGCCGCGCAGAGCTCGGCCGAGCAGGTGAGCGCGAAAAGGTAACGGCGTCGGTCACTGCTCTCCGCTCTCTCCGTCATTCCGGGGCGCGCCCCTTGGCGCGAGCCCGGAATCCATCTCTCCACGTCACTGGCGGCCCGATGGATTCCGGGTTCTCGCTGCGCGAGCCCCGGAATGACCGGTGGGTGGAACGTCGCGACAGTTGCCACTCTCGTCATTCCGGGCGCGCCCCTTGGCACGAGCCCGGAATCCACCTCCCAACGTCATCTGCGGCCCGATGGATTCCGGGTTCTCGCTACGCGAGCCCCGGAATGACGGGGAGGGTCGTCGAGCGCAAGTGCCAATCCCTTCGCAGATTGCCCTCATTGCCCTCGCTGATTTTGCAAGGCTGCCTTGCAGTGAAAAATAATTCCACCACGGCTCTTGGGCTTTTCATGCAATTGCATTAACTCACCGTAACATTTTGCTCGGTCGACTCCGGGCGCCGATCGATTTGGGGGAAAACCATGGCGGCAACGAGCGGCGACATCAGCCCAACTTCCGGACCGGGCCTTACCTGGCGAACACCGCTGGTGATCATCATCTGCGGTTGCCTGATTGCGCTGCTGAGCTTCGGGCCGCGCTCGACCCTCGGCTTCTTCGTCCAGCCGATGAGCCGCGAATTCGCCTGGGGCCGCGACGTGTTCGGTCTCGCGCTGGCGCTACAGAATCTGCTGTGGGGGCTCGGCCAGCCGGTGGCCGGCGCCATCGCCGACCGCTTCGGCATTTTGCGCGTGATGATCGTCGGCGCGCTGCTCTATGCCGGTGGTCTCTTCCTGATGCGCTATTCCACCACGCCGCTGTCGCTCGATCTCGGCGCGGGCGTGCTGATCGGATTCGGCCTGTCAGGCTGTTCGTTCAACCTGGTGCTGTCGGCGTTCAGCAAGCTGCTGCCGCCGGAGAAGCGCGGCCTTGCGCTCGGCGCCGGCACTGCGGCCGGCTCGTTCGGACAGTTTCTGTTCGCGCCGTTCGGAGTCGCGATGATCGACAATTTCGGCTGGCAGGCCGCGCTCACCGTGTTTGCCTTGCTGATGCTGTTGATCGTGCCGTTGTCGCTGGCGATCGCGACGCCGTCATCGACGGCGCCGGCCGCGAACGCGCCTGCCGCAGACCAACAGTCGTTCAAAACGGCGCTGGCGGAGGCGTTCGGTCATCGCTCCTATGTGCTGCTGGTGGCGGGCTTCTTCACCTGCGGTTTCCAGCTCGCGTTCATCACCGTGCATCTGCCGGCCTATCTCGCCGATCGCGGCGTTACGGCACAGACCGGCGGCTGGGTCGTCGCCGCCATCGGACTGTTCAACATCATCGGCTCGCTTAGCGTCGGCGTGCTGCAGAACAAGTTTCCCAAGCGCTATATCCTGTCGGCGCTGTATCTGACCCGCGCGCTGTCGATCCTGGCGTTTATCTCGTTTCCGATCACCACCTTCTCGGCGATTGTGTTCGGCGCGGTCACAGGCCTCTCCTGGCTATCGACGGTGCCGCCGACCTCGGCGCTGGTGGCGTTGATGTTCGGCACCCGCTGGTTCGCCACGTTGTACGGCTTCGCCTTCGTCAGCCATCAGGTCGGCGGCTTCCTCGGCGTCTGGCTTGGCGGCGTGGTGTTCGAGCAGTTCGGCTCCTATACGCCGATCTGGTGGCTCTCCATCATGTTCGGCGTGCTGTCGGCGCTGATCAACCTGCCGATCGTCGAGCAGCCGGTCGCGCGCCCGGTTGCGCAACCCGCCTGATGCGGTAAACACTTTCCGGATAACAGTCCGGGGAGTTTGCCGTGGGAACGTTCAAGGCGATCAGGATCGACAAGGCGGAGAAGGGCACCACCGCCGCGCTGACGCAATTCGACGAAGCCGAGCTGATGGAGGGCGACGTCACCGTCGCCGTCGAATGGTCGACGTTGAACTACAAGGATGGCCTGGCCGTCACCGGCAAGGCTCCGGTGGTGCGGCGTTTCCCGATGATCGCCGGCATCGATTTCGCCGGCACCGTCAAAGAGTCCTCGCATCCGGACTGGAAGGCCGGCGACAAGGTCGTCTGCAACGGCTGGGGCATGGGCGAAACCCATCTCGGGGCCTATGCGGAAAAAGCGCGCGTCAAGGGCGACTGGCTGGTGCGGCTGCCCGACAACATCTCGACCCGTGAGGCGATGGCGATCGGCACCGCCGGATATACCGCGATGCTGTCGGTGCTGGCGCTGGAAAAGCACGGCCTGACGCCCGCGAGCGGCCCTGTGGTGGTTACCGGCGCCGCCGGCGGCGTCGGTTCGGTGGCCACTGCCGTGCTCTCGAAACTCGGCTATCACGTCATTGCATCCACCGGGCGGATGTCGGAGGCGGACTATCTGAAGGGCCTCGGCGCTGCCGAGGTCATCGACCGCGCCGAGCTCGCAGGGCCCGCCAAGCCGCTTGCTAAAGAGCGCTGGGCGGGTGGCGTCGACAGCGTCGGGTCGACCACGCTCGCGAATCTGCTGTCGATGACGAAATATGGCGGGGCGATCGCCGCCTGCGGCCTGGCCGCCGGCATGGATCTGCCGTCCTCGGTCGCCCCTTTTATTTTGCGCGGGGTGTGCCTTCTGGGCATCGATTCCGTGATGTGTCCTTTGGCCCAGCGAAAGCTTGCCTGGAACCGGCTTGCCAGCGATCTGGATAGAGGTAAACTAGCTGAAATCACTCAGGAAATTAACCTTGATCAGGTTGTCGGCGCCGGCGCGCAGATTTTGGCTGGTCAGGTTCGCGGTCGAATCGTGGTAAAAATTCTCTAACGGCGTTCAGACTTTACCAACCAACCTGCTCCAATGTTGCCACGGTTGGTATGGTAAGCACGGGGTAAAGGCGGGCGCCCGCGCTCTTTAGTAAGTTGGAGTAGCTGCATGCTTGCGCGTTTGATTTTGGGGGCCTTCACGGCAGCCGCGATGATCGTTCCTGCAATGGCCGGGAGCATGAATGCCGACGAGGCGCGCAGGTTCGTGAACGGCAAGGTTTTCGCCTTCACCTGCTTTGACGGCACCCGCGGCGCTGGTCGCATCCTCGACGATCTCGGTGCCACCGGTTCGATCCAGTTCAGCGGCTCGGGCCCGATCCGTCATGTGCGGCTGCCCGGCAATACGCTGCAGATCCGCGGTCAGTCCGTTTGCGCCTCGATCAAGGGCCTGCCGTTCGAACCGTGCTTCAATCTCGACAAGCGTGACGACCGCTCGTTCCGCGGCTCCGTCTCGGGCATGGGCTTCGCCTATTGCGATTTCCGCCATCAGGGCGCGTCGCAGATGCTGATGGCGCGCTCGGTGGCGCGGCCGCGCTCGCTGCATCGCCAGGAGCCGGCACGTACGGCGTCCGACGTGCGAGCCGAAGTCGCGGCGCGGGTCGAAGTCCCCGCCGTCGATAGCGCCAAGCTCGAGCCGGTGAAATCCGCGCCGAAGGCCGAGCAGTCAGAGCCGGCGAAGGCCGAGGGTGCGGCAGAGTTGCGCCGCTCGACGGATTGAACGACATCGGTGGGCTAGCCTGCTCGCCGGCGATTGCTGATGCCCCTGACATGAATCCGCGCGCGGCTCACCGGTCGCGGCAATGGCGTTGCACCATTTTCCTTGTCCGGTCACGCCCGGCCGTAGTGATACGGCCTGCCTCGTTCACATCCCGGTAGCTAGTCTCATTCCATTGGTGCCGACAGAAGACCGGGAGGCGGTCCAACCGATGAGTAGCAATCATGCCGCTGTATTTTTTTCGGATCAGCCACGGCCGGTATGCCGGGGCATCCGATCAGGGCGCTGAATTCGAAAGCCGCGAGGCGGCCTGGTCCGAGATGACCAAGGTCTGCGGCAATCTGCTCGGCAGTCTTGCGCGAAGCCTGAAACAGAACGCCGAATGGCAGATGGAATTGCTGGACGAAGCCAGGAGGCCGGTTTTCCGCATTCGTCTTGTCGCCGAATCCGTCGGCTAGCCAAGCCAGCACGCATTCCGTCCGTAGTTGTACGGGGCGCAGTATTAACGGTCGTTTGCAACCTGCTGCTTACGGTTACCGAGTATTCCCGGCGCGTCAACGATGACGGTGATCCAGATCGGTCGGCGGCGCCATACTCCAATATTTGAGAGAACTCGCCATGTCCGCACTTTCGATCCGCGCCAAGGTCATCGCCGTGATAGCATTCCTGCTGATCGCGATGTCGGGCATGGGCCTGCTCGCGATCCGCAGCATGCAGGCAATCAACGCCCATACGGTGGAAATCGCCTCCAGCTGGCTTCCGAGCGTCCGGGTGCTCGGCGATCTGCGCACGGACATCAATCTGTTCCGCATCGCGCTGCGCGCCCATGTGATGGCGGAAACGCTCGAGGCGAAGGCCGCCAACGACAAGCGGCTGGCGGGCATCCTCGAAAGGATCGCGAAGGATCGCAAGGCTTACGAACAGCTGATCAACTCTGCCGAAGAGCGCTCCATCTATCAGAACTGGTCGACCGCCTGGGACAAATATATCGCCGGCGTTCAGGACGTCATCGTGCTGTCGCGCGGCAGCATCGGGCGAATTCCGACCGAAGCGAGCGAAGCCATCTCCAAAAAGGTCGCGGTCATCGCCGCCGAATCCGATGCCATCCTCGAGAAGGGAATCAATCTCAACAATGCGGGCGCCGAAACCGCGACGCGGCAGGCGGCCGAGGGCTACAATTCTGCATTCTGGCTGGTGCTGAGCATTGTCGCTGCGTGCGTCATCGGCGGCATCGGCGTCGGGATCTATCTGGTGCGCGACCTCTCCAACGGCATTGCTGCCATCGTCAAGCCGATGCAGGCTTTGGGAAGCGGCGACCTTTCCGCCGAAGTGACGCGCCGCGGCGAGAAGACCGAAATCGGCGCCATGGCGGATGCCTTGCAGGTGTTCAAGGATGCGCTGATCGCCAAGAAGGCTGCCGATGAGGCTGCCGCCGTTGATGCGGAAGCCAAGATCGAGCGCGGCCGCCGGGTCGATGGCATTACGCGCGACTTCGAAGCTATGATTGGCGAGATCGTCGAAACCGTGTCGTCGGCCTCGACCGAACTGGAGGCTTCTGCGGGCACGCTGACCGCGACGGCCGAGCGCGCGCAGGAACTGACCACCACCGTCGCCTCGGCCTCGGAAGAAGCTTCGACCAATGTGCAGTCGGTCGCTTCCGCGACAGAGGAGATGGCATCCTCCGTCAACGAGATCAGCCGGCAGGTGCAGGAATCCGCGCGGATGGCCAGCGAGGCCGTGGAGCAGGCCTCGCGGACCAACGATCGGGTCGGCGAATTGTCGAAAGCCGCTGCCCGCATCGGCGACGTGATCGAACTCATCAACAACATCGCGGGCCAGACCAATTTGCTGGCACTCAACGCCACCATCGAGGCGGCGCGTGCCGGTGAGGCCGGCCGCGGCTTCGCGGTCGTTGCCTCGGAAGTGAAGGCGCTGGCGGAACAGACCGCCAAGGCCACCGGCGAGATCGGGCAACAGATCACTGGCATCCAGGCTGCGACCCAGGACTCGGTCGGCGCCATCCAGGAAATCTCCGGCACCATCGGAAAGCTTGCCGAGATTTCCTCCGCGATTGCCGCCGCCGTGGAAGAACAGGGCGCGGCGACGCAGGAAATCTCCCGCAACGTGCAGCAGGCCGCGCAGGGCACGCAGATGGTCTCCGCCAACATCACCGACGTGCAGCGCGGCGCGACCGAAACTGAGACGGCTTCATCCCATGTCCTTTCGGCAGCGCAGTCTCTGTCGAGCGACAGCAACCGTCTCAAGAACGAGGTCGCCAAATTCCTCGAGTCGGTGCGCGCCGCCTG
It contains:
- a CDS encoding MFS transporter, which codes for MAATSGDISPTSGPGLTWRTPLVIIICGCLIALLSFGPRSTLGFFVQPMSREFAWGRDVFGLALALQNLLWGLGQPVAGAIADRFGILRVMIVGALLYAGGLFLMRYSTTPLSLDLGAGVLIGFGLSGCSFNLVLSAFSKLLPPEKRGLALGAGTAAGSFGQFLFAPFGVAMIDNFGWQAALTVFALLMLLIVPLSLAIATPSSTAPAANAPAADQQSFKTALAEAFGHRSYVLLVAGFFTCGFQLAFITVHLPAYLADRGVTAQTGGWVVAAIGLFNIIGSLSVGVLQNKFPKRYILSALYLTRALSILAFISFPITTFSAIVFGAVTGLSWLSTVPPTSALVALMFGTRWFATLYGFAFVSHQVGGFLGVWLGGVVFEQFGSYTPIWWLSIMFGVLSALINLPIVEQPVARPVAQPA
- the acuI gene encoding acrylyl-CoA reductase (NADPH), producing the protein MGTFKAIRIDKAEKGTTAALTQFDEAELMEGDVTVAVEWSTLNYKDGLAVTGKAPVVRRFPMIAGIDFAGTVKESSHPDWKAGDKVVCNGWGMGETHLGAYAEKARVKGDWLVRLPDNISTREAMAIGTAGYTAMLSVLALEKHGLTPASGPVVVTGAAGGVGSVATAVLSKLGYHVIASTGRMSEADYLKGLGAAEVIDRAELAGPAKPLAKERWAGGVDSVGSTTLANLLSMTKYGGAIAACGLAAGMDLPSSVAPFILRGVCLLGIDSVMCPLAQRKLAWNRLASDLDRGKLAEITQEINLDQVVGAGAQILAGQVRGRIVVKIL
- a CDS encoding DUF6894 family protein, producing the protein MPLYFFRISHGRYAGASDQGAEFESREAAWSEMTKVCGNLLGSLARSLKQNAEWQMELLDEARRPVFRIRLVAESVG
- a CDS encoding methyl-accepting chemotaxis protein, whose translation is MSALSIRAKVIAVIAFLLIAMSGMGLLAIRSMQAINAHTVEIASSWLPSVRVLGDLRTDINLFRIALRAHVMAETLEAKAANDKRLAGILERIAKDRKAYEQLINSAEERSIYQNWSTAWDKYIAGVQDVIVLSRGSIGRIPTEASEAISKKVAVIAAESDAILEKGINLNNAGAETATRQAAEGYNSAFWLVLSIVAACVIGGIGVGIYLVRDLSNGIAAIVKPMQALGSGDLSAEVTRRGEKTEIGAMADALQVFKDALIAKKAADEAAAVDAEAKIERGRRVDGITRDFEAMIGEIVETVSSASTELEASAGTLTATAERAQELTTTVASASEEASTNVQSVASATEEMASSVNEISRQVQESARMASEAVEQASRTNDRVGELSKAAARIGDVIELINNIAGQTNLLALNATIEAARAGEAGRGFAVVASEVKALAEQTAKATGEIGQQITGIQAATQDSVGAIQEISGTIGKLAEISSAIAAAVEEQGAATQEISRNVQQAAQGTQMVSANITDVQRGATETETASSHVLSAAQSLSSDSNRLKNEVAKFLESVRAA